From the Leptotrichia sp. oral taxon 221 genome, one window contains:
- the ftsH gene encoding ATP-dependent zinc metalloprotease FtsH: protein MEDKNRNDIKRRLEELRKENNRKNDSKDDGNKSPFGSPLVFFTIILIAFTFIFYGSIQEYFQPKKNITYSEFVNKIKDGSFSEIQEKDDRLLSKVREGNQDVYYYTKKITERVGNDPIIVQAIANNKVKVTSLPPSGSGLFMALLINLLPMVLMIGLMVYLAKKMMDGSQGGPGNMFGFGKSRADKMDKKPDVKFDDVAGVDGAKEELKEVVDFLKNPEKYTKAGARVPKGVLLLGRPGTGKTLLAKAVAGESGASFFSISGSEFVEMFVGVGASRVRDLFEKAKKSTPSIIFIDEIDAIGRRRSAGKNSGSNDEREQTLNQLLVEMDGFDTDTKVIVLAATNREDVLDSALLRAGRFDRRVTVDAPDLQGRIAILKVHSRNKKLAADVRLEDIAKITPGFVGADIANLLNEAAILAARRSSDTITMEDLDEAVDKIGMGLGQKGKIIKPEEKRLLAYHEAGHAVMTELTPGADPVHKVTIIPRGDAGGFMMPLPEEKLVTTSREILAEIKVLFGGRAAEELVLEDISTGAYSDIKRATQLARTYVERVGMSKNLGPINFENSEEEFSFTTNKSDETVREIDLEIRKILTDEYLKTLNTLRENREKLENVAQLLLKKETITGEAVRKIIAGATFEDILAEEAQISEKKDEQQFQEKILETVEEVDEIVEEQDNTKETEELKTEIEENQQDIIKLEEDIVEDLKKEKENSEDPESSDEDNSDDSNNSDDFDNGDTPKQQEENVEKKEKKIDIPDFMK from the coding sequence ATGGAAGATAAAAACAGAAATGATATAAAAAGAAGATTAGAAGAGTTACGAAAAGAAAATAACAGAAAAAATGATTCAAAAGATGACGGTAATAAATCACCATTTGGATCACCATTAGTATTTTTTACAATTATATTAATAGCGTTTACATTTATTTTCTATGGGTCAATACAAGAGTATTTTCAACCAAAGAAAAATATAACGTATAGTGAATTTGTAAATAAAATTAAAGATGGAAGTTTTAGTGAAATTCAAGAAAAAGATGACAGATTACTTTCGAAAGTTAGAGAAGGAAATCAAGATGTGTATTATTACACAAAAAAGATAACTGAAAGAGTGGGAAATGACCCAATAATTGTCCAAGCAATAGCTAATAACAAAGTAAAAGTTACATCTTTACCACCATCAGGAAGTGGATTATTTATGGCACTTTTAATTAATTTATTACCAATGGTGTTAATGATTGGACTAATGGTTTATCTTGCTAAAAAAATGATGGATGGTTCTCAAGGCGGACCTGGAAATATGTTTGGATTTGGTAAGTCTCGTGCTGATAAAATGGATAAAAAACCAGATGTTAAATTTGATGATGTTGCTGGTGTAGATGGAGCTAAAGAAGAATTAAAAGAAGTTGTAGATTTCTTAAAAAATCCAGAAAAATATACAAAAGCTGGAGCAAGAGTTCCAAAAGGAGTTTTATTATTAGGAAGACCTGGTACTGGAAAAACATTACTAGCAAAAGCAGTAGCTGGAGAATCAGGAGCATCGTTCTTTAGTATTTCAGGATCTGAATTTGTAGAAATGTTTGTCGGAGTTGGAGCTTCAAGAGTAAGAGACTTGTTTGAAAAAGCTAAAAAATCTACTCCATCAATTATTTTTATAGATGAAATTGATGCTATCGGTAGAAGAAGAAGTGCTGGGAAAAATAGTGGAAGTAATGATGAAAGAGAACAAACTTTAAATCAATTATTAGTTGAAATGGATGGATTTGATACTGATACAAAAGTTATAGTTTTAGCTGCTACAAATAGAGAAGATGTGTTAGATTCTGCATTATTAAGAGCAGGTAGATTTGATAGAAGAGTAACTGTTGATGCACCTGATTTACAAGGTAGAATCGCTATTTTAAAGGTTCATTCTAGAAATAAAAAACTTGCAGCTGATGTAAGATTAGAAGATATTGCGAAAATAACTCCAGGATTTGTTGGAGCAGATATTGCAAACTTATTAAATGAAGCAGCAATTTTAGCAGCTAGAAGATCTTCTGACACAATTACAATGGAAGATTTAGATGAAGCAGTAGATAAAATTGGAATGGGTCTTGGTCAAAAAGGTAAGATTATTAAACCAGAAGAAAAAAGATTGTTGGCATATCATGAAGCAGGACATGCTGTAATGACAGAGTTAACACCAGGAGCAGATCCAGTGCATAAAGTAACAATTATTCCAAGAGGAGATGCAGGTGGATTTATGATGCCGCTTCCTGAAGAAAAATTAGTTACAACAAGTAGAGAAATTTTAGCTGAAATTAAAGTTTTATTCGGTGGTAGAGCTGCAGAAGAATTAGTGTTAGAAGATATTAGTACAGGAGCATATTCTGATATAAAACGAGCAACTCAATTAGCAAGAACATATGTTGAAAGAGTTGGAATGAGTAAAAATTTAGGACCTATAAATTTTGAAAATTCTGAAGAAGAATTCTCATTTACTACGAATAAAAGTGATGAAACTGTTAGAGAAATTGATTTAGAAATCAGAAAAATATTAACAGATGAGTATTTAAAAACTTTAAATACTTTAAGAGAAAATAGAGAAAAACTTGAAAATGTAGCACAGTTATTATTGAAAAAAGAAACTATAACAGGAGAAGCTGTAAGAAAAATAATTGCAGGAGCTACATTTGAAGATATTTTAGCTGAAGAAGCACAAATTTCAGAAAAGAAAGATGAGCAACAATTTCAAGAAAAAATATTGGAAACTGTTGAAGAAGTAGATGAAATTGTTGAAGAACAAGATAATACAAAAGAAACAGAAGAATTGAAGACAGAAATTGAAGAAAATCAGCAAGATATAATAAAATTAGAAGAAGATATCGTTGAAGATTTAAAAAAAGAAAAAGAAAATTCTGAAGATCCTGAAAGTTCAGATGAAGATAATTCAGATGATTCGAATAATTCAGATGATTTTGATAATGGAGATACTCCAAAACAGCAAGAAGAAAATGTGGAAAAGAAAGAGAAAAAAATAGATATTCCAGATTTTATGAAATAA